The following coding sequences lie in one Oncorhynchus kisutch isolate 150728-3 linkage group LG27, Okis_V2, whole genome shotgun sequence genomic window:
- the LOC109871910 gene encoding uncharacterized protein LOC109871910 isoform X3, translating into MAATLQISEFDSEDQIIKEIAKQEETTSLKYIILRKDKRFGRKDAHPLEGKKISWEVKSHPFNGVPFQVVGTSTYECHQGKDRQVKAKEKHAAKMNKKALEDHALKRRKQNTKKVDCKALINIAHIIRFPGFKIEESTVRSKKEASKDLKAALSEKPSSVKAEVVYCVRFPSLSEHSSHALVEVL; encoded by the exons ATGGCAGCAACATTGCAAATAAGCGAGTTTGATAGTGaagaccaaataattaaagaaataGCAAAACAAGAAGAGACAACGTCGTTGAAATACATAATCTTGCGCAAAGACAAACGTTTTGGGCGAAAGG ATGCACACCCTTTGGAAGGAAAGAAGATCAGCTGGGAGGTAAAAAGTCACCCATTCAATGGAGTTCCATTTCAGGTTGTGGGCACAAGCACATATGAATGCCATCAGGGGAAAGACCGACAAGTAAAAGCTAAAGAGAAACATGCTGCTAAAATGAACAAGAAGGCG CTTGAAGACCATGCCTTAAAGAGACGGAAACAAAATACAAAGAAGGTGGACTGCAAGGCTTTAATAAACATCGCCCACATTATCCGCTTTCCTGGTTTTAAG ATTGAGGAGAGTACTGTGCGCTCTAAAAAGGAGGCCTCCAAAGATCTGAAGGCAGCTCTAAGTGAAAAACCAAGCTCTGTGAAGGCAGAGGTTGTCTACTGTGTcaggttcccctctctctctgagcatAGCTCACACGCACTTGTTG AGGTCCTCTAA
- the LOC109871910 gene encoding uncharacterized protein LOC109871910 isoform X2 produces MNKKALEDHALKRRKQNTKKVDCKALINIAHIIRFPGFKIEESTVRSKKEASKDLKAALSEKPSSVKAEVVYCVRFPSLSEHSSHALVGERSSKKNLKMLQKQCAGYLKEITDLTYHLQDEQYMTGLSSHLQSLLQEMKGLVPQDKDLTLTLSPRKRKAEEDMATLPTQGASQPFTDSVGQHADLQNTCEEPCLPN; encoded by the exons ATGAACAAGAAGGCG CTTGAAGACCATGCCTTAAAGAGACGGAAACAAAATACAAAGAAGGTGGACTGCAAGGCTTTAATAAACATCGCCCACATTATCCGCTTTCCTGGTTTTAAG ATTGAGGAGAGTACTGTGCGCTCTAAAAAGGAGGCCTCCAAAGATCTGAAGGCAGCTCTAAGTGAAAAACCAAGCTCTGTGAAGGCAGAGGTTGTCTACTGTGTcaggttcccctctctctctgagcatAGCTCACACGCACTTGTTGGTGAG AGGTCCTCTAAGAAGAACTTGAAGATGTTGCAGAAGCAATGTGCAGGCTATCTAAAAGAAATCACAGACCTCACCTACCATCTTCAAGATGAACAGTACATGACTGGCCTGTCTTCACATCTGCAAAGCCTATTGCAGGAAATGAAAGGACTTGTCCCACAGGATAAAGATCTCACACTGACCCTTTCCCCAAGGAAGAGAAAGGCTGAGGAGGACATGGCCACCCTACCAACCCAGGGAGCATCGCAACCTTTCACCGACAGTGTAGGACAGCATGCAGATTTACAGAACACATGCGAAGAACCATGTTTGCCAAACTGA
- the LOC109871910 gene encoding uncharacterized protein LOC109871910 isoform X1, giving the protein MAATLQISEFDSEDQIIKEIAKQEETTSLKYIILRKDKRFGRKDAHPLEGKKISWEVKSHPFNGVPFQVVGTSTYECHQGKDRQVKAKEKHAAKMNKKALEDHALKRRKQNTKKVDCKALINIAHIIRFPGFKIEESTVRSKKEASKDLKAALSEKPSSVKAEVVYCVRFPSLSEHSSHALVGERSSKKNLKMLQKQCAGYLKEITDLTYHLQDEQYMTGLSSHLQSLLQEMKGLVPQDKDLTLTLSPRKRKAEEDMATLPTQGASQPFTDSVGQHADLQNTCEEPCLPN; this is encoded by the exons ATGGCAGCAACATTGCAAATAAGCGAGTTTGATAGTGaagaccaaataattaaagaaataGCAAAACAAGAAGAGACAACGTCGTTGAAATACATAATCTTGCGCAAAGACAAACGTTTTGGGCGAAAGG ATGCACACCCTTTGGAAGGAAAGAAGATCAGCTGGGAGGTAAAAAGTCACCCATTCAATGGAGTTCCATTTCAGGTTGTGGGCACAAGCACATATGAATGCCATCAGGGGAAAGACCGACAAGTAAAAGCTAAAGAGAAACATGCTGCTAAAATGAACAAGAAGGCG CTTGAAGACCATGCCTTAAAGAGACGGAAACAAAATACAAAGAAGGTGGACTGCAAGGCTTTAATAAACATCGCCCACATTATCCGCTTTCCTGGTTTTAAG ATTGAGGAGAGTACTGTGCGCTCTAAAAAGGAGGCCTCCAAAGATCTGAAGGCAGCTCTAAGTGAAAAACCAAGCTCTGTGAAGGCAGAGGTTGTCTACTGTGTcaggttcccctctctctctgagcatAGCTCACACGCACTTGTTGGTGAG AGGTCCTCTAAGAAGAACTTGAAGATGTTGCAGAAGCAATGTGCAGGCTATCTAAAAGAAATCACAGACCTCACCTACCATCTTCAAGATGAACAGTACATGACTGGCCTGTCTTCACATCTGCAAAGCCTATTGCAGGAAATGAAAGGACTTGTCCCACAGGATAAAGATCTCACACTGACCCTTTCCCCAAGGAAGAGAAAGGCTGAGGAGGACATGGCCACCCTACCAACCCAGGGAGCATCGCAACCTTTCACCGACAGTGTAGGACAGCATGCAGATTTACAGAACACATGCGAAGAACCATGTTTGCCAAACTGA
- the si:dkey-29d8.3 gene encoding uncharacterized protein si:dkey-29d8.3, with the protein MEDRSIPRIVVIALSVLIYISALAINAMAGAGKGPFHSSTGNISKKYETDITPAGWTFSIWGLIYTWLSLMLIYVISFLYRRSWTLSVLPYGFYVSWIVNMAFNMTWLVLWVQEQMTAALIVLWIIAVTNYSMIFFSCYGLSVYGAWLSQNQPSDLWCIRVLVQNGIALYTTWTTIATLINFTLVLNLSGVANGTAATVSLCILLVEVIGWFGIENFLLDQHVRYILTIYPVVIIALVGNVFKHYDPTAPSANAIFMVCLLVVSCVLLVVRVALVFRRNRNQPLYAGMSLEALISPSSLNKNQNKIFM; encoded by the exons ATGGAAGATAGAAGCATTCCTCGTATTGTGGTCATTGCACTGTCTGTGCTAATCTACATTTCTGCTTTAGCAATTAATGCCATGGCAGGCGCTGGAAAAG gaCCATTCCATTCGAGTACAGGGAACATTTCCAAGAAGTATGAAACCGACATAACTCCGGCCGGATGGACCTTTTCTATCTGGGGGCTCATCTACACCTGGTTGTCTCTCATGCTCATCTATGTCATCTCCTTCCTCTACAGAAG GAGCTGGACCCTCTCTGTGCTGCCGTACGGTTTCTACGTGTCCTGGATAGTCAACATGGCCTTCAACATGACCTGGCTTGTCCTTTGGGTTCAAGA GCAGATGACTGCTGCGTTGATTGTACTGTGGATCATTGCTGTCACCAACTACTCTATGATCTTTTTCTCCTGCTATGGGCTGAGTGTTTACGGAGCCTGGCTCAGCCAGAACCAACCTAGTGATCTTTGGTGCATCCGGGTGCTG GTGCAGAATGGCATTGCCCTGTATACCACATGGACAACCATCGCCACTCTGATCAACTTCACCCTGGTGTTGAACCTCTCTGGAGTGGCAAATGGCACTGCAGCCACCGTGTCTCTCTGTATCCTACTGGTGGAGGTGATCGGATG GTTTGGTATTGAGAACTTCCTGCTGGATCAGCATGTGAGGTACATCCTGACTATTTACCCTGTGGTGATCATTGCTCTGGTTGGGAATGTGTTCAAGCACTATGATCCTACAGCACCAAGCGCAAACGCTATCTTCATGG TTTGTCTCTTGGTGGTTTCCTGTGTGCTCCTGGTGGTGCGAGTCGCCTTGGTGTTCAGGAGAAATCGGAACCAGCCCCTGTACGCTGGCATGAGCCTGGAGGCTCTGATCTCGCCCAGCAGCCTGAACAAGAATCAGAATAAGATATTCATGTAG